A stretch of the Streptococcus himalayensis genome encodes the following:
- a CDS encoding LPXTG cell wall anchor domain-containing protein, whose translation MSESVSMSASDSLSDSVSIETVGGSMSESTSISNSTGMGTGIDGKPNLSLSVSASISTSVSETMSVNLSVSTSVSMSQFLSTSASVSTSQSLSTSESVSVSQSLNTSESVSTSQSLSTSASVSTSQSLNMVDSTSASSTSSAGSSVSSLVSSQVSMRYQESLPKTGMKSNQAGILGTLGAVASLAVLGRKKKKEQSLED comes from the coding sequence TTGAGTGAATCTGTTTCCATGAGTGCTAGCGATTCGTTGAGTGATTCTGTTTCGATTGAGACAGTCGGCGGCTCAATGTCAGAAAGTACTAGCATTAGTAATAGTACAGGTATGGGCACTGGTATTGATGGCAAGCCGAACTTGAGTTTATCTGTTTCAGCAAGCATTAGCACAAGTGTCAGCGAAACTATGAGTGTCAACTTATCTGTGAGTACGTCTGTCTCAATGAGTCAATTCTTAAGTACCAGCGCTAGCGTCTCGACTAGTCAGTCTCTAAGTACGAGCGAAAGTGTCTCAGTAAGTCAGTCTCTTAACACCAGTGAGAGTGTCTCGACCAGTCAGTCGCTAAGTACCAGTGCTAGCGTCTCGACTAGTCAATCGTTGAATATGGTTGACTCTACAAGCGCCTCTAGCACTAGCAGTGCGGGGTCTTCAGTTTCTAGTCTCGTATCCTCGCAAGTCTCTATGAGATATCAAGAAAGTTTACCTAAGACAGGTATGAAATCCAATCAAGCAGGGATTCTTGGAACTTTGGGAGCTGTAGCCAGCTTAGCAGTCCTGGGACGCAAGAAAAAGAAAGAACAATCATTGGAAGACTAA
- the gtfB gene encoding accessory Sec system glycosylation chaperone GtfB produces the protein MINLFDHYNQASWDLHFSLLKAGYRHPTVVIVDDGFLPEDVTSPYLFFTGFANASGKPRYFNDLVLPRFWEIRATNQQAEVYNFHEKKATIHYWPAGHNRLIQSVDWLDSKGRVRWIDRYNRFGYRFAQTSINEDGEWLKTSYYNRDGKEVILENHVTGDLLLTYQDKHYIFHQKQEFIHFYLKQAGFTLDRIFYNSLSTPFFLTLLVEEKGSDILFWQEPIIDGIPGNMQGILKGGKRETKILVQDQATYQKLLALLPPESKATVDYLGLQYPFKEKQVFTPEALLLTNSDQLEQVEVLLQALPELIIHIAAVTEMSSKLLSLSRYPNVRLYPNVTVAKAQELLRTTSFYFDINHHSEILSAVRAAFEYQSVILAFDNTIHDTRYVASKHCFSPENTGDFIACVKSYLAHPEKVEEGLNQQKKQANTAESSHYQLMIGEVTEED, from the coding sequence ATGATTAATCTATTTGACCACTACAATCAAGCAAGCTGGGATTTGCATTTTTCACTCTTAAAAGCTGGTTACAGACATCCGACAGTCGTGATTGTAGACGATGGATTTTTGCCAGAGGATGTGACCTCTCCCTATCTCTTTTTTACAGGATTTGCAAATGCGAGTGGAAAGCCACGTTATTTTAATGATTTGGTTCTTCCTAGATTTTGGGAAATCCGTGCCACAAATCAGCAGGCTGAGGTGTATAATTTTCATGAGAAGAAGGCAACCATTCACTATTGGCCAGCAGGACACAATCGCTTGATTCAGTCTGTTGACTGGTTGGATAGTAAGGGGCGCGTGCGATGGATTGATCGTTACAATCGATTTGGGTATCGTTTTGCGCAGACCAGTATCAATGAAGATGGGGAGTGGCTCAAGACTTCTTATTATAATCGTGATGGCAAAGAAGTGATTTTGGAAAACCATGTGACAGGAGATTTGCTCTTGACTTATCAAGACAAGCATTACATTTTCCATCAAAAGCAAGAGTTTATCCATTTTTATCTGAAGCAAGCAGGATTTACGCTAGATCGCATCTTCTATAATTCTCTGAGTACGCCTTTCTTTCTAACTTTACTTGTAGAAGAAAAGGGGAGTGATATTCTCTTTTGGCAGGAGCCAATCATAGACGGAATACCAGGAAACATGCAAGGAATTTTGAAGGGAGGCAAGCGCGAGACGAAAATCTTGGTGCAAGATCAAGCGACTTATCAAAAGTTGCTAGCGCTTTTACCTCCAGAAAGTAAAGCAACTGTGGACTATTTAGGACTGCAATATCCATTTAAGGAGAAACAGGTCTTTACTCCAGAGGCCTTACTCTTGACCAATTCAGACCAGTTAGAGCAAGTGGAGGTTCTCCTTCAAGCCTTACCAGAATTGATCATTCATATTGCCGCTGTGACCGAGATGTCTAGCAAGCTTCTGTCACTCTCTCGTTATCCTAACGTCCGCTTGTATCCTAATGTGACCGTTGCAAAGGCTCAGGAGCTTTTACGTACTACAAGCTTTTACTTTGATATCAATCACCACAGTGAAATCCTTTCTGCCGTACGAGCAGCTTTTGAGTATCAATCAGTGATTTTGGCATTTGATAATACCATTCATGACACTAGGTATGTAGCATCGAAACATTGTTTTTCTCCTGAAAATACAGGAGACTTTATCGCATGTGTAAAAAGCTATCTTGCACATCCTGAAAAGGTAGAAGAAGGATTAAACCAACAAAAAAAACAGGCCAATACAGCAGAGAGCTCCCACTATCAGCTGATGATTGGTGAAGTAACTGAAGAAGATTGA
- the gtfA gene encoding accessory Sec system glycosyltransferase GtfA — MTVYNINLGIGWASSGVEYAQAYRGKVLRTLKIPAKFIFTDFFSQDNICDLTRNIGFHDEEIIWLYSYFTDMKLAPSSVTVEEIRREYPTPVIREEADGTILRLFFSEVDFITIYRKGETTDLVRCVEIVARGNLIRKDFYTYQKTFSEYYIPKDNRATLYQRSFYNEDGSIAYEEFIGENPIYRFSDRICYSKEELMAYFLQSLGLTEKDIVILDRATGIGQAVFQYHAPAKLGVVVHAEHYSANAVTDSTILWNNFYDYQFTYSDEVDFFLVATERQKETMLEQFETFEQRTPVIRTIPVGSLACLKHPTKERSPFSLVTASRLASEKHIDWLVKAVIQAHEQVPGLTFDIYGAGGEEQKLRDLISQGQAESYIQLKGHKELNDIYQEYEVYVTASTSEGFGLTLLEAIGSGLPIIGFDVPYGNQTFVKEGENGYLIPRTDTPEEEKIVASIVGKICKIFQESNLSSFHEVSYKIAENYLDQQVEKTWRELVEEMTHD; from the coding sequence ATGACAGTTTATAACATCAATTTAGGAATTGGCTGGGCTAGCAGTGGTGTTGAATATGCCCAAGCCTATCGTGGCAAAGTCCTTCGGACGTTAAAGATTCCTGCAAAATTTATTTTTACAGATTTTTTTAGCCAAGATAACATTTGTGATTTAACCCGCAATATTGGTTTTCATGATGAGGAGATTATCTGGCTTTACTCCTATTTTACGGATATGAAACTAGCGCCGTCGAGTGTGACTGTAGAAGAAATTCGTAGGGAATACCCGACTCCAGTCATCAGAGAAGAAGCAGATGGCACCATTTTGAGACTCTTTTTTAGTGAAGTTGATTTTATCACTATTTATCGAAAAGGGGAAACTACAGATTTGGTTCGATGTGTGGAAATTGTGGCGCGTGGCAATCTTATTCGAAAGGATTTTTATACGTATCAAAAGACTTTTAGTGAGTACTATATTCCTAAGGACAACCGTGCGACCCTTTATCAGCGGAGTTTTTACAATGAAGATGGAAGCATTGCGTACGAGGAGTTCATAGGAGAAAATCCTATTTATCGCTTTTCCGATCGAATTTGTTATTCAAAAGAAGAATTGATGGCTTATTTTCTACAGTCTCTGGGATTAACAGAAAAAGACATCGTCATTTTAGACCGTGCAACAGGGATTGGTCAAGCAGTATTTCAATACCATGCCCCAGCAAAATTGGGTGTGGTGGTCCATGCTGAGCATTACAGTGCAAATGCAGTGACAGATTCTACCATTCTTTGGAATAATTTCTATGATTACCAATTTACCTATTCTGATGAGGTGGATTTCTTTTTGGTGGCAACAGAGCGGCAGAAAGAAACCATGCTAGAACAGTTTGAGACATTTGAACAGCGCACACCAGTCATTCGAACCATTCCGGTAGGAAGTCTTGCTTGTTTAAAACATCCTACAAAAGAACGAAGCCCCTTTTCTTTGGTAACAGCTTCTCGTCTGGCTTCGGAAAAACATATTGACTGGCTAGTGAAAGCAGTCATTCAGGCCCATGAACAAGTACCAGGACTTACATTTGATATTTATGGAGCAGGTGGGGAAGAACAAAAACTTCGTGACTTGATTTCACAAGGTCAGGCAGAAAGCTATATTCAACTAAAAGGGCATAAAGAGTTGAATGATATCTATCAAGAGTACGAAGTATATGTGACGGCTTCTACTAGTGAAGGCTTTGGGCTTACCCTTCTAGAAGCTATTGGTTCAGGCCTTCCGATTATTGGCTTTGATGTACCTTATGGCAATCAAACCTTTGTAAAAGAAGGAGAAAATGGCTATCTAATCCCTAGGACGGATACTCCAGAGGAAGAAAAAATAGTCGCTAGTATTGTTGGGAAGATTTGCAAGATTTTCCAAGAAAGCAATCTTTCGTCTTTCCATGAGGTTTCTTATAAGATTGCAGAGAATTATTTGGATCAGCAAGTGGAGAAAACATGGAGGGAATTAGTAGAGGAGATGACGCATGATTAA
- the secA2 gene encoding accessory Sec system translocase SecA2 — protein sequence MIQNWFSLDYYRLKRLKRILKKINARSTEMAALTDRELQKKTAEFKERLAQGESLDSLLPEAFAVVREADRRILGMFPYDVQVLGAIVLHEGNLAEMKTGEGKTLTATMPLYLNALSGRGAMLVTTSGYLAKRDGTEMGEVFRFLGLRVGIAEGDDGKKKITPKKKRQIYHSDIVYTTNGTLGFDYLIDNLATSAQGKYMRDFHYAIIDEADAVLLDTAQTPLVISGSPRLQSNLLTFADNFVLSLTKGEDYIFEEDKKEIWLTQKGIDVAESYFSVKNFFSLENFDLVRRVTLALKAHYLFEKGKDYVVDPGKDGEDEVKLLDLGNGRILEGTKLQGGQHQALEAKERVKITDETRAMASITYQNLFLKFPVLAGMTGTGKTVEDEFVDIYNMEVIRIPTHRPILREDRKDKIYTTLPEKIKASMQLIKQLHATGQPMLIVTGSVRMSELYSEILLMESIPHSVLNAHNAAKEAQMVAEAGQLGAVTVATNMAGRGTDIKLGEGVAELGGLAVIGTERMANERMDLQMRGRSGRQGDPGFSQFFVSLEDDLLIKHGGDWCQKYFKKHKDACDPLSPKQLSNRRFARYLTQAQAKSEAVGRSSRQTSLAYDDSVKVQRETIYAQRNRLIYANQDEFHLLDVITGVIDDFLAQEESLSEFVVKRFIFDNLSYHSPLIHQPVDYQNPQQVRSHLLRIAQEELERKKEFLKQDFAQFQRVSILKAIDEAWIEEVDYLQQLRVVVSARSTAQRNPIFEYHREALESYNRMKQYVYQLVVRNILLSEVSYNKKREVEIYFA from the coding sequence ATGATACAAAATTGGTTTTCTTTGGACTATTATCGTTTGAAACGATTGAAAAGGATATTGAAAAAAATCAATGCCAGAAGTACTGAAATGGCGGCTTTGACAGATAGAGAATTGCAGAAAAAAACAGCTGAATTTAAAGAACGCCTTGCTCAAGGAGAAAGTTTAGACAGTCTGTTACCTGAAGCATTTGCAGTGGTTCGAGAGGCTGATAGGCGGATTTTGGGGATGTTTCCTTATGATGTCCAAGTGCTTGGAGCAATCGTTCTCCATGAAGGAAACTTAGCCGAAATGAAAACAGGGGAAGGCAAGACCTTAACAGCTACGATGCCTCTTTATTTAAATGCCCTGTCTGGGCGTGGTGCTATGCTGGTCACAACAAGCGGGTATCTGGCAAAACGCGATGGGACAGAAATGGGAGAAGTATTTCGATTTTTGGGCTTGAGGGTTGGAATTGCTGAGGGAGATGATGGAAAGAAGAAAATAACTCCGAAAAAGAAGCGGCAAATTTACCATTCGGACATTGTCTATACAACGAATGGAACCTTGGGCTTTGATTATTTGATTGACAATTTAGCAACCTCTGCTCAGGGAAAGTACATGCGAGATTTTCACTATGCTATTATTGACGAAGCAGATGCGGTCTTGTTAGACACGGCTCAGACTCCTCTGGTCATCTCTGGCTCACCTCGTCTTCAGTCCAATTTATTAACTTTTGCGGATAATTTTGTTCTCAGCTTGACCAAAGGGGAGGACTATATCTTTGAAGAGGATAAAAAAGAGATTTGGCTAACTCAGAAAGGGATTGATGTCGCAGAATCCTATTTTTCAGTGAAGAATTTCTTTAGCCTTGAAAACTTCGACTTGGTTCGTCGCGTCACCTTGGCCTTAAAAGCCCACTACCTGTTTGAAAAAGGGAAAGATTACGTGGTGGATCCTGGAAAGGATGGAGAAGACGAGGTTAAATTACTGGATCTTGGAAATGGACGTATCTTAGAAGGGACCAAGCTTCAAGGTGGGCAACATCAGGCTTTAGAAGCTAAGGAGCGCGTGAAAATCACCGATGAGACTCGGGCAATGGCCTCGATTACCTATCAAAATTTATTTCTCAAGTTTCCTGTCTTGGCCGGGATGACTGGTACGGGTAAGACGGTAGAAGATGAGTTTGTGGATATCTATAACATGGAGGTTATCCGCATACCAACCCATCGTCCCATTTTACGAGAAGACCGTAAGGATAAGATTTATACCACCTTGCCTGAAAAAATTAAGGCCTCTATGCAGCTCATCAAGCAGCTCCATGCGACAGGGCAACCCATGTTGATCGTGACTGGTTCGGTCAGAATGTCGGAATTGTACTCTGAAATCCTTCTAATGGAATCCATTCCGCATAGTGTGCTCAATGCCCACAATGCCGCCAAAGAAGCACAGATGGTAGCCGAGGCTGGTCAATTAGGGGCTGTAACGGTTGCGACAAACATGGCAGGAAGGGGAACAGATATCAAGTTGGGAGAAGGCGTAGCAGAATTAGGTGGTCTCGCAGTTATTGGAACTGAACGCATGGCTAATGAACGTATGGATTTGCAGATGCGGGGACGTTCGGGACGGCAGGGAGATCCTGGGTTCAGCCAATTTTTTGTCTCCCTTGAAGATGATTTGCTCATCAAGCACGGAGGCGACTGGTGCCAGAAGTATTTTAAAAAGCATAAGGATGCATGTGACCCCTTGTCGCCCAAACAATTGTCCAATCGCAGGTTTGCTAGGTATCTGACCCAAGCTCAAGCTAAGAGTGAGGCAGTTGGTCGCAGTTCACGGCAGACGAGCTTGGCCTATGATGACAGTGTCAAAGTTCAACGCGAGACTATTTATGCCCAACGCAATCGTCTGATTTACGCTAACCAGGATGAGTTTCACTTGCTGGATGTCATTACAGGGGTGATTGACGATTTTCTCGCACAGGAGGAAAGCTTGAGTGAATTTGTTGTCAAACGCTTTATCTTTGATAACCTCTCCTACCATAGTCCTTTGATTCACCAACCAGTTGATTATCAGAATCCTCAGCAAGTACGCTCTCATTTGTTGCGGATTGCACAGGAAGAATTGGAACGCAAGAAAGAATTTCTCAAGCAGGATTTTGCCCAGTTTCAACGCGTATCTATCCTGAAAGCTATTGATGAAGCTTGGATTGAGGAGGTGGACTATTTGCAGCAGCTAAGAGTAGTTGTTAGTGCACGATCAACTGCCCAACGCAATCCAATTTTCGAATACCATAGAGAGGCCCTAGAATCTTACAATCGAATGAAACAATATGTCTATCAATTGGTCGTTCGGAACATTCTCCTGAGTGAAGTTTCCTATAATAAAAAACGGGAAGTGGAGATTTATTTCGCATAA